One Cucumis sativus cultivar 9930 chromosome 1, Cucumber_9930_V3, whole genome shotgun sequence DNA segment encodes these proteins:
- the LOC101217491 gene encoding myb-related protein 306 — translation MMGRPPCCDKIGVKKGPWTPEEDIILVSYIQEHGPGNWRSVPTNTGLLRCSKSCRLRWTNYLRPGIKRGNFTDHEEKMIIHLQALLGNRWAAIASYLPQRTDNDIKNYWNTHLKKKLRKMQSLGGGGGSEGSGVQSQSNTTLSKGQWERRLQTDIHTAKKALCEALSLEKKPDLEEYYYNNNLKILQESPTAPTPPPQTITTTYASSAENIARLLENWMKKSPTKSSEITTTTQVCMSEEGSQISATNNYNNNSPDHQNPNNDNNNNLEGFFNNYSSHSTTNNQEVVPLTFLEKWLFDDAALAHVHDDDHHLISVSLDEAQSEGLF, via the exons ATGATGGGAAGGCCACCTTGTTGTGATAAAATTGGTGTAAAGAAAGGGCCATGGACTCCTGAAGAAGATATCATCTTAGTTTCTTACATTCAAGAACATGGGCCTGGCAATTGGAGATCAGTTCCAACTAACACTG GTTTGTTAAGATGTAGCAAAAGTTGTAGATTGAGATGGACTAATTACCTTCGTCCTGGTATCAAGCGTGGCAATTTCACTgatcatgaagaaaaaatgataattcaCCTCCAAGCTCTTTTGGGCAACAG ATGGGCAGCTATAGCATCGTATCTTCCGCAAAGAACAGATAACGATATAAAGAACTACTGGAACACGCACTTGAAAAAGAAGCTGAGAAAGATGCAATCTttaggaggaggaggagggagTGAAGGAAGTGGTGTGCAATCACAAAGTAATACAACACTTTCAAAAGGGCAGTGGGAAAGAAGGCTTCAAACAGATATTCACACAGCTAAAAAAGCCCTTTGTGAAGCACTTTCCCTTGAGAAAAAGCCTGATTTAGAggaatattattataacaataatCTCAAGATCCTTCAAGAATCACCAACAGCTCCAACACCACCACCACAGACAATAACAACTACTTATGCATCAAGTGCTGAAAATATTGCAAGATTGTTAGAGAATTGGATGAAGAAATCACCAACAAAATCATCAGAAATCACAACAACAACACAAGTTTGTATGAGTGAAGAAGGATCACAAATTAGTGCAACCaataattacaacaataactCACCAGATCATCAAAACCCCAACAAcgacaacaacaacaatttgGAGGGcttcttcaataattattCTTCCCACTCAACAACAAATAATCAAGAAGTAGTTCCTCTTACTTTTCTTGAGAAGTGGTTGTTTGATGATGCAGCTTTGGCTCATGTTCATGATGATGATCATCATTTAATTAGTGTGTCATTAGATGAAGCTCAAAGCGAaggtttgttttaa
- the LOC101217725 gene encoding mini zinc finger protein 1: protein MMMKKRQVVVKRSSEGGGSSSSSSANNNNRNISSSSRVRSVVRYGECQKNHAANIGGYAVDGCREFLATGEEGSHGALTCAACGCHRNFHRREVESEVVCEYSPP from the coding sequence atgatgatgaagaaacGTCAAGTAGTAGTAAAAAGATCATCAGAAGGAGGGGgatcatcttcatcatcatcagcaaataataataacagaAACATTAGTTCATCTTCAAGAGTGAGAAGTGTTGTAAGATATGGAGAATGCCAAAAGAATCATGCTGCAAATATTGGTGGATATGCTGTTGATGGGTGCAGAGAATTTCTAGCAACTGGTGAAGAAGGCTCTCATGGTGCTCTCACTTGTGCTGCTTGTGGTTGCCATAGAAATTTCCACAGAAGAGAAGTTGAATCTGAAGTTGTTTGTGAGTATTCTCCTCCATAA